In Streptomyces sp. NBC_00433, a single genomic region encodes these proteins:
- a CDS encoding PQQ-like beta-propeller repeat protein, protein MLLVLALLAAGGTAAGVVLHREEAAPSASKHLAPVWEVRAPAADDELIGSWLTQKLLIRASTRGGLTAYDLADGSTRWTAALPPTAAGSGTRPCAMSPTLTAGGLGTVAFGKDGNSCTDLAGVDTATGTVLWTVPLVDAAHPTAMGAATYLQGGVATIVSENFLGGLDIRTGRRVWGFKPRGYYCNAYTWGGVGTVLVDDYCADNKKPFTLTAYDGRTGGTLWTQTQDAHTDIAHVFSGSPLIAGVHKAGEDSVRVFAPSGSSRKLAVGNTELVPGNDSDADHSARLVGSVLVTPATTAAGSEVDAFDTATGARLWAYPAVALAAAAPGDDHVYALAGPPASPQLVRLDPRTGQATPVAELPPAATGKQRFTAGTVYVTPDGGVLELDAQGTGVGVRFSR, encoded by the coding sequence GTGCTGCTCGTGCTCGCGCTGCTCGCCGCGGGCGGCACCGCCGCGGGCGTGGTGCTGCACCGGGAGGAGGCGGCACCCTCGGCGTCGAAGCACCTGGCCCCGGTGTGGGAGGTGCGGGCGCCCGCCGCGGACGACGAGTTGATCGGGAGCTGGCTCACGCAGAAGCTGCTGATACGCGCCAGCACCCGCGGCGGCCTGACCGCGTACGACCTGGCCGACGGCAGCACCCGGTGGACGGCCGCGCTGCCGCCGACCGCGGCCGGCAGCGGCACCCGGCCGTGCGCGATGTCCCCCACCCTCACCGCCGGCGGCCTCGGCACGGTCGCCTTCGGCAAGGACGGCAATTCCTGCACCGACCTGGCCGGTGTCGACACCGCGACGGGCACGGTCCTGTGGACGGTGCCGCTGGTCGACGCGGCCCACCCGACCGCGATGGGCGCGGCGACGTACCTCCAGGGCGGCGTCGCCACGATCGTCAGCGAGAACTTCCTCGGCGGCCTCGACATCCGCACCGGCCGCCGGGTCTGGGGCTTCAAGCCCCGCGGCTACTACTGCAACGCCTACACCTGGGGCGGCGTCGGCACCGTACTCGTCGACGACTACTGCGCCGACAACAAGAAGCCGTTCACCCTCACCGCCTACGACGGCAGGACCGGCGGGACGCTCTGGACCCAGACCCAGGACGCCCACACCGACATCGCGCACGTCTTCTCCGGCTCGCCGCTGATCGCGGGGGTGCACAAGGCGGGCGAGGACAGCGTGCGGGTCTTCGCCCCGTCCGGGAGCAGCCGCAAACTGGCCGTGGGCAATACCGAGTTGGTGCCGGGGAACGACAGCGACGCCGACCATTCCGCCCGGCTCGTCGGCTCCGTCCTGGTCACTCCGGCGACGACGGCCGCGGGCAGCGAGGTCGACGCGTTCGACACCGCCACCGGGGCCAGGCTCTGGGCTTACCCGGCCGTCGCACTGGCCGCGGCCGCCCCGGGCGACGACCACGTCTACGCCCTCGCGGGCCCGCCCGCGTCCCCCCAACTGGTGCGGCTCGACCCGCGCACCGGCCAGGCCACCCCGGTGGCCGAACTGCCCCCCGCCGCCACCGGCAAGCAGCGCTTCACCGCGGGCACGGTGTATGTGACGCCCGACGGCGGGGTGTTGGAGCTGGACGCGCAGGGCACGGGCGTCGGCGTCCGCTTCTCCCGCTGA
- a CDS encoding dienelactone hydrolase family protein — protein MTTVTTHTVEYAADGLTMVGHLALPAGSGRRPAVLVGPEGPGLNDFQRRRADALAELGYVAMAFDINGGRWMSDPQEMLAYVTPILADPERMRGIGHAALDVLRAEPRTDPDRIGAVGYGTGGAIALELGRDGVDLRVIATVNALMTGRPGESARIRCPVWVGVGSEDPIMPPAQRDAFTAEMQAAGVDWRLVVYGGAAHAFHHPSVAHAVVPGVAYHELHARRAWDDVVNLLAECLPVAARAA, from the coding sequence ATGACAACGGTGACCACGCACACGGTCGAATACGCCGCCGATGGCCTCACGATGGTCGGGCACCTCGCGCTCCCGGCCGGGAGCGGCCGCCGGCCTGCGGTTCTGGTCGGGCCCGAGGGGCCGGGGCTGAACGACTTCCAGCGGCGGCGGGCCGACGCCCTCGCCGAACTCGGCTACGTGGCGATGGCCTTCGACATCAACGGCGGCCGCTGGATGAGCGACCCGCAGGAGATGCTCGCGTACGTGACCCCGATCCTCGCCGACCCCGAGCGGATGCGCGGCATCGGGCACGCGGCGCTCGACGTCCTGCGGGCGGAACCGCGCACCGACCCCGACCGCATCGGCGCTGTCGGATACGGCACCGGGGGCGCCATCGCGCTGGAGCTCGGGCGGGACGGCGTCGACCTGCGGGTGATCGCGACGGTCAACGCGCTGATGACGGGCCGCCCCGGCGAGTCGGCGCGCATCCGCTGCCCGGTCTGGGTCGGGGTCGGCTCCGAGGACCCGATCATGCCGCCCGCCCAACGCGACGCCTTCACCGCCGAGATGCAGGCCGCGGGCGTCGACTGGCGCCTCGTGGTCTACGGCGGCGCCGCCCACGCCTTCCACCACCCGTCCGTGGCCCACGCCGTCGTCCCCGGCGTCGCCTACCACGAACTGCACGCGCGGCGAGCCTGGGACGACGTGGTCAACCTGCTCGCCGAGTGCCTGCCGGTGGCGGCGCGAGCCGCGTAG
- a CDS encoding helix-turn-helix transcriptional regulator encodes MADGTGGTEDEDEGGKAGGEPESSDSLRTFGAVVQALRNHSGLSREELGREVGYSKHTVASVEVGRRMPDVDFIDLGEAALGNTGALKAAYKHLTREQGLAAWFRRWARLELTAISLYTYECRVIPGLLQTEAYARAVSLSVPPLAGEAAVGQRVAKRLDRQKLLSTDRERPCAFSFILEQAVLERWTGGPDVTRELYDHLLDVSERHWNVELQIMPLRQPVHAGHDGPMRLLETPENRWFAYSEGQENGRLIADQKAISILQQRYAKLRSQALTPDDSRGLLERMRGAL; translated from the coding sequence ATGGCCGATGGTACGGGCGGGACGGAAGACGAGGACGAGGGCGGCAAAGCCGGAGGCGAACCCGAGTCGTCCGACAGCCTGCGGACCTTCGGGGCGGTCGTGCAGGCGCTGCGCAACCACTCCGGGCTCAGCCGGGAGGAGTTGGGGCGCGAGGTCGGGTATTCGAAGCACACGGTCGCCTCCGTCGAGGTGGGCCGCCGCATGCCGGACGTGGACTTCATCGACCTCGGCGAGGCGGCGCTCGGCAACACCGGTGCCTTAAAGGCGGCCTACAAGCACCTCACCCGGGAGCAGGGGCTTGCCGCCTGGTTCCGGCGGTGGGCGCGTCTGGAGCTGACGGCGATCAGCTTGTACACGTACGAATGCCGCGTGATCCCGGGCCTGTTGCAGACCGAGGCCTATGCGCGGGCGGTGTCACTGAGTGTGCCGCCGCTCGCCGGTGAGGCCGCGGTAGGACAGCGGGTGGCCAAGCGGCTCGACCGGCAGAAGCTGCTCTCGACGGACCGCGAACGGCCCTGCGCGTTCAGCTTCATCCTGGAACAGGCCGTCCTGGAGAGGTGGACGGGCGGACCGGACGTCACACGGGAGTTGTACGACCACCTGCTGGACGTCAGTGAACGGCACTGGAACGTCGAGTTGCAGATCATGCCGCTGCGACAGCCCGTACACGCGGGCCATGACGGGCCGATGCGCCTGCTGGAGACGCCCGAGAACCGCTGGTTCGCATACTCAGAAGGGCAGGAGAACGGGCGGCTGATCGCTGACCAGAAAGCAATCAGCATCCTTCAGCAACGGTATGCAAAACTGCGCTCACAGGCCCTCACCCCCGACGACTCCAGGGGCCTGCTGGAGCGAATGCGAGGAGCACTATGA
- a CDS encoding DUF397 domain-containing protein produces MTKPGLVWFKSSYSGSQGDDCIEVAVGWQKSSYSGSEGDNCLEVALGWHKSSHSSGSEGDCVEVAECPGTVHVRDSKDKEGPQLAFSPAAWADFIAYARAL; encoded by the coding sequence ATGACCAAGCCCGGCCTGGTCTGGTTCAAGAGCAGCTACAGCGGCTCGCAGGGTGACGACTGCATCGAGGTCGCCGTCGGCTGGCAGAAGTCCAGCTACAGCGGTTCCGAGGGCGACAACTGCCTGGAGGTCGCCCTCGGCTGGCACAAGTCCAGCCACAGCAGCGGCAGTGAAGGCGACTGCGTCGAGGTCGCCGAGTGCCCCGGCACCGTCCACGTACGGGACTCCAAGGACAAGGAGGGGCCGCAGCTCGCCTTCTCCCCCGCCGCCTGGGCCGACTTCATCGCCTACGCCCGCGCCCTCTGA
- a CDS encoding MerR family transcriptional regulator encodes MEEHLTVGRVAELAGVTVRTLHHYDEIGLVRPSARTAGGYRAYAAGDVVRLREVLAYRRLGFGLREIADLVDDPATDAVAHLRRLRGLLLEQRDRAAAMVSAIDRELEARAMGISTPPEEQLRIFGAQLYEAIGSAYPATRRTEPRIAAKVWEALGDARTVLNVGAGTGSYEPPDREVTAVEPSAVMRAQRPAGAAPCVAAAAESLPFADQSFDAAMAFSTVHHWQDPIAGLRELRRVARRVVVFTYDAGTTGWLERFWLTRDYLPEFAGLLTDWPSLADLTRAIGGRAEPVLVPWDCADGFFEAYWRRPEAYLDEDVRRAVSVWTRVGTRAEKRAVDALRADLASGRWAERNRDLVALDSAELGLRLLVA; translated from the coding sequence GTGGAAGAGCACCTGACCGTGGGACGCGTGGCCGAACTGGCCGGCGTGACCGTGCGCACCCTGCACCACTACGACGAGATCGGGCTCGTACGGCCGTCCGCGCGGACCGCGGGCGGCTACCGGGCCTACGCCGCGGGGGACGTGGTGCGGCTGCGGGAGGTGCTCGCCTACCGGCGGCTGGGCTTCGGACTGCGCGAGATCGCGGATCTGGTGGACGACCCGGCCACCGACGCGGTCGCGCACCTGCGCCGGCTGCGCGGCCTGCTGCTGGAGCAGCGGGACCGCGCCGCGGCCATGGTGTCGGCCATCGACAGGGAGTTGGAGGCACGCGCCATGGGGATCAGCACGCCACCGGAGGAGCAACTGAGGATATTCGGGGCGCAGTTGTACGAGGCCATCGGGTCGGCCTACCCGGCGACGCGGCGCACCGAGCCGCGGATCGCCGCGAAGGTCTGGGAGGCGCTCGGGGACGCGCGGACGGTGCTGAACGTCGGGGCCGGCACCGGCTCGTACGAGCCGCCGGACCGCGAGGTCACGGCGGTGGAGCCGTCCGCGGTGATGCGCGCGCAGCGTCCCGCGGGCGCGGCGCCGTGCGTGGCGGCCGCCGCGGAGAGCCTGCCCTTCGCGGACCAGTCCTTCGACGCCGCGATGGCCTTCAGCACCGTTCACCACTGGCAGGACCCGATCGCCGGGCTGCGCGAATTGCGCCGGGTGGCCCGCCGCGTGGTGGTCTTCACCTATGACGCCGGCACGACCGGCTGGCTGGAGCGGTTCTGGCTCACCCGCGACTACCTGCCGGAATTCGCCGGACTGCTCACCGACTGGCCCTCGCTGGCCGACCTGACCCGCGCGATCGGGGGCCGCGCCGAGCCGGTGCTCGTCCCGTGGGACTGCGCCGACGGCTTCTTCGAGGCCTATTGGCGCCGGCCCGAGGCGTATCTGGACGAGGATGTGCGCCGCGCGGTGTCGGTGTGGACCAGGGTCGGGACGCGGGCCGAGAAGCGGGCCGTGGACGCGCTCCGCGCCGACCTCGCCTCCGGCAGGTGGGCCGAACGCAACCGGGACCTCGTCGCCCTCGACTCCGCCGAGTTGGGCCTTCGCCTGCTCGTGGCCTGA